A single region of the Hylaeus volcanicus isolate JK05 chromosome 5, UHH_iyHylVolc1.0_haploid, whole genome shotgun sequence genome encodes:
- the LOC128876099 gene encoding ribosome biogenesis protein BMS1 homolog: protein MANETEDTITHKTHRERNAGRKAEKKKNKKQHVQELTDKQKNPKAFTFHSAVKAERQFRRKQDIETKKQHIPLVDRTPLEPPPVLVAVVGPPKVGKSLVIQCLIKSYVKQPLANIVGPVTIVSSKKRRVTFMECNNDINSMIDIAKVADLVLLLIDASFGFEMEIFEFLNICQVHGMPRIMGVLTHLDLIKNAKQLKRSKKTLKQRFWTEVYAGAKLFYLSGLLHGEYLRTEVKNLGRFISVMKFRPLTWRSMHPYILADRVEDLTSPELIRQNPKIDRTISLYGYVRGIPLNKETSVHIPGCGDVKIKDVSFLPDPCPLPEALKKRALVEKERLIYAPFSGVGGIVYDKDAVYVELGGSHSHKEDDTGLVGALIDTRETLDQKLQHSELQLFSNTAPIKSQDVNENFDNYVGETVIEDGRVRRKVVFPDSEESLKMFDDGSDHENDEESEDEDDTEEIEKKEIKAERTMEDDDSEDEKLKEESEDEIQETHEGKGVKRKSKSKQLENAKRKKGSSSSNDSESEDSDADMAEEKSFNSSKRSDSGISNTEVYHSISKESDILIKNKITEALSLLNSGSSRNKRSNSESESFDELSDEDSRAKLEMDDAEAHSSRDSFEEDDENEGDESEDAEDVADELKWKSNLADRARDAFEDRQRSNKNLMKLVYGVFDKSNLVQDKEDEKPEEDNDIGGIFRVVQEKEKQKIQERELQNQEESVFFVGEPRDWLEEENKVLVTNRFVTGKWKESEDAEELLKLDDMDDEDLYGDFEDLETGEKHKAEAPKESTTDEMEERKKLVEKKMKLKEQFDKEYDNGENKTYYDELKQEVERQANLNKSEFDGVDDDVRVQLEGYRPGMYVRIEIESVPCELITHLDPTYPLIIGGLLHGEENIGYVQTRIKKHRWYPKILKSKDPLILSVGWRRFQTLPIFSKLEDNLRSRMLKYTPEHVACMSHFWGPITPQGTGVLAVQDVATRVPGFRIAATGSVVEMDKSTQIVKKLKLTGVPLKIYKKTAFIKDMFNTSLEVAKFEGARIKTVSGIRGQIKKAVSKPEGCFRATFEDKILLSDIVFCRTWYKVDVTKFYNPVTSLLLPPEEKNRWQGMKTTGQLKREKNIRMPANTDSMYTPIEREPKVFGRLSIPRSLQKELPYRDKPKLMPTAGKRVPRFREGRVAVIREPKEQKVAKLMQMIKTNYVHKQRQLKEATKQRMEAYRAQITAEEDRKLKRQKELKKHVFRELSKLEKKKNKR, encoded by the exons ATGGCAAACGAAACGGAAGATACGATTACTCACAAGACTCACAGAGAACGTAACGCTGGTCGCAAagcggaaaagaaaaaaaataagaaacaacaTGTTCAAGAATTAACGGACAAGCAGAAGAATCCTAAAGCGTTCACGTTTCACTCTGCTGTCAAGGCTGAGAGACAATTCAGACGTAAACAAGACATAGAAACTAAGAAACAACATATACCGCTTGTAGACAGAACTCCACTCGAACCGCCACCTGTTTTGGTTGCTGTTGTGGGACCCCCGAAGGTGGGAAAATCTTTGGTGATACAATGTCTCATCAAAAGTTATGTGAAACAGCCATTGGCCAACATAGTCGGTCCGGTTACCATTGTCTCTAGCAAAAAGAGGAGGGTTACATTTATGGAATGTAACAATGATATAAACAGTATGATAGATATAGCGAAAGTAGCAGACTTAGTATTGCTGCTAATAGATGCATCTTTTGGGTTCGAGATGGAGATCTTCGAGTTCTTAAACATATGTCAAGTTCATGGTATGCCCAGGATCATGGGTGTTTTGACACATTtagatttgattaaaaatgctAAACAACTAAAAAGAAGTAAGAAAACTCTAAAACAACGTTTTTGGACAGAAGTATATGCCGgagcaaaattattttatctctcAGGATTACTTCACGGAGAGTACCTACGTACAGAGGTCAAAAACTTGGGCAGATTTATATCCGTGATGAAGTTTAGACCTTTGACTTGGCGTAGCATGCATCCTTACATTCTTGCAGACAGAGTGGAGGATTTAACGTCTCCAGAATTAATCAGACAAAATCCGAAAATCGATAGAACGATAAGTTTATATGG gTATGTAAGAGGTATTCCCCTGAACAAAGAAACATCTGTACATATTCCTGGATGCGGAGACGTGAAAATCAAGGATGTCAGCTTCTTGCCAGACCCCTGCCCCTTACCAGAAGCATTAAAGAAGCGTGCCTTAGTAGAGAAAGAGCGACTAATCTACGCGCCATTCTCTGGTGTCGGTGGAATAGTTTACGACAAGGATGCCGTGTACGTCGAATTAGGAGGCAGTCACTCTCACAAAGAAGACGACACGGGTTTGGTCGGAGCTCTGATAGACACTCGAGAAACGCTCGATCAGAAATTGCAACACAGCGAATTACAATTGTTTAGCAACACTGCTCCAATAAAGTCGCAGGACGTGAATGAAAACTTCGATAATTACGTGGGAGAAACCGTGATCGAGGATGGCAGAGTCAGGAGAAAAGTCGTCTTCCCCGATTCCGAagaatcgttaaaaatgttcgaCGATGGATCGGATCATGAAAATGACGAAGAATCGGAAGATGAAGACGATACCGAGGAaatcgagaaaaaagaaataaaagctGAACGTACGATGGAAGACGATGACTCCGAGGacgagaaattaaaagaagaaagcgAGGACGAAATCCAAGAAACCCACGAAGGAAAGGGCGTGAAgcgaaaaagtaaaagtaaacaattaGAAAACGCGAAACGTAAAAAGGGAAGCAGTTCGTCGAATGATTCAGAGTCCGAGGATAGCGATGCTGATATGGCAGAAGAGAAGTCTTTTAATTCCTCGAAGCGCAGTGACTCGGGAATATCGAATACAGAAGTTTATCATTCCATAAGCAAGGAATCTGATATTTTGATCAAGAATAAGATCACGGAAGCGCTTAGTTTATTAAACTCCGGTTCAAGCAGAAACAAAAGGTCGAACAGTGAGAGCGAGAGCTTCGACGAACTCAGCGACGAAGATTCACGAGCTAAATTAGAAATGGACGACGCGGAAGCTCACTCGTCGCGTGATTCTTTCGAGGAAGACGATGAGAATGAAGGAGACGAGAGCGAGGATGCCGAGGATGTCGCGGACGAATTGAAATGGAAGTCGAACTTAGCTGACAGAGCTAGAGACGCTTTCGAAGATCGTCAACGAAGCAATAAGAACCTAATGAAGCTCGTGTACGGGGTATTCGACAAAAGCAATCTCGTTCAAGACAAGGAAGATGAGAAACCAGAGGAAGATAACGATATAGGCGGCATTTTCCGCGTGGTtcaagagaaagagaaacaaaaaattcaagaacgTGAACTGCAGAATCAAGAAGAATCTGTGTTCTTCGTAGGAGAGCCACGCGATTGGCTGGAAGAAGAGAACAAGGTACTAGTAACGAATCGCTTCGTAACGGGAAAATGGAAGGAGTCGGAAGACGCGGAGGAGCTTCTAAAGTTGGACGACATGGACGACGAGGATTTGTATGGAGACTTCGAAGACCTGGAAACTGGAGAAAAACACAAAGCAGAAGCACCGAAAGAATCGACGACCGACGAAATGGAGGAAAGGAAGAAGCTCGTAGAAAAGAAGATGAAGTTGAAGGAACAATTCGATAAAGAGTACGACAATGGCGAGAACAAGACGTATTACGACGAGTTGAAGCAGGAGGTCGAGAGACAGGCGAATCTGAATAAATCGGAATTCGATGGTGTTGATGACGACGTGAGGGTTCAACTCGAAGGGTATCGTCCTGGCATGTATGTTCGCATTGAGATAGAATCCGTACCCTGCGAACTTATTACTCATCTAGATCCTACGTATCCTCTGATCATCGGCGGACTCTTACACGGCGAAGAGAATATAGGATACGTACAAACGCGAATCAAGAAACATCGATGGTATCCGAAGATCCTGAAGAGTAAGGATCCGTTGATACTCAGCGTGGGCTGGAGACGGTTCCAGACGCTCCCAATTTTTTCCAAGCTGGAGGATAATTTGAGGAGCAGAATGTTAAAGTATACACCGGAACACGTTGCTTGTATGTCGCATTTTTGGGGCCCCATCACTCCGCAAGGTACCGGGGTTTTGGCTGTTCAGGACGTCGCTACCAGAGTGCCAGGATTTCGAATAGCAGCGACAG GTTCCGTCGTCGAGATGGACAAGAGCACGCAGATTGTCAAAAAGCTGAAACTCACCGGAGTCCCCTTGAAGATATACAAGAAGACTGCCTTCATCAAGGACATGTTTAACACGTCTCTCGAAGTAGCGAAATTCGAGGGTGCCAGGATAAAGACTGTGTCGGGTATACGTGGTCAAATAAAGAAAGCGGTCTCGAAGCCTGAAGGATGTTTCCGTGCCACGTTCGAAGACAAGATACTTCTGAGCGACATCGTGTTCTGTCGAACCTGGTACAAAGTCGACGTCACGAAGTTCTACAATCCCGTAACGTCGCTCCTGTTGCCGCCAGAAGAAAAGAACCGTTGGCAAGGAATGAAGACAACTGGTCAGCTAAAAAGGGAAAAGAACATCCGTATGCCAGCTAATACGGATTCGATGTACACACCTATCGAGAGGGAGCCGAAAGTGTTCGGCCGTCTGTCCATTCCTCGAAGCTTGCAGAAAGAACTGCCGTACCGGGATAAGCCGAAATTAATGCCAACCGCTGGTAAACGCGTGCCCAGATTCAGGGAGGGCAGAGTGGCGGTGATACGCGAGCCAAAGGAACAGAAAGTAGCGAAGCTCATGCAAATGATCAAAACCAATTACGTTCACAAGCAACGGCAATTAAAAGAAGCTACCAAGCAGAGGATGGAGGCGTATCGAGCTCAGATCACCGCCGAAGAGGATCGAAAGCTCAAGAGGCAGAAGGAACTGAAGAAACACGTGTTCAGGGAACTTAGTAAgctggaaaaaaagaaaaataagcggtaa
- the LOC128876098 gene encoding filamin-A isoform X2: MPAPKMSVIGDSIRLVPAGSPALFELSALGFNSSEIDVQIITPSKRHIPARIDEESGRPGEFRVEFTPTEVGSHLVEVSIAGQKLPAGPLVAKVYNSSLIQVTDVPSAVVGHACQFRVDASAAGEGQLEISINEGEVPNHVQVVGGGRCLVSFTPEIAKPHYIDIKFNGEAVKGCPFICNVSDTSRVMLSLNHLELIPVDQPASFHMGVDGSGSAELAVSVRGPNSELPVKVTGDIKIGFTAEFIPRDVGVHSISVEYNGHPVNGTPFLAKAFNADKVLIGPVARGSVGQPTHFSVDASQAGEGNLEITISARSQNIPTQVTPQGNARFSVSFVPFEACEHIINIAFNKRTVPGCPIVTRVGGDSHVTVSGQALSSAGLGRQSYLTVSNVAGSLEDLEVNVEGPNGQAVPAQVTDNKDTTCSVAFTPRVVGEHRISVSHRNVPVVGSPFSCKVYDVTAIKVKDAKHGVIGMPVTFLVETSQAGPGNLEVTVNGGRVPTSAQAQGPHTYAISFTPREPIIHTVDLRFNGEDVPGSPFSCQVSDTAKVLVTEGLEKVSVNRLTTFTIEADPSLGTPLVEVLSPTRESLPVHVKQSGHGSYSAGFTPKDVGDHSVEVKLNGSHVEGSPFLVKAYNADKVKVTDINSGVVGKPVFFSINASQAGAGNLEIIVAVNGKNVPNYVQSEGNAKFRVNFKPQEAAVHSLSVRFNGEPVPGSPFSCKVVGAGQATIIGHYLKMGAVKQLISFTVDPQAPSTNCDVIVMPPSSISLPITIEPIDGKYNISFVPMEVGRHNISVLVDNEHVKGSPFACNIYDVTKVHVSGLTEALLGQATTFTVDAAEAGEGTLELVVSTENNTVKAEVVACARGLYDVTFVPQTTSTHYVNISFNDDNVPGSPFKCPVVSTMLDGPSMIRVGNTAYMDLEMPSLEGPVSAEVTGPDGIIIPCTLTKLSSNLYRVEIRTRQVGTYSVIFSDGHKMISSQTLQAFDPGKVTIKEVSDVVCHRPGSIIVVASKEAGPGKLAVNVRAAGADVDSVVREGDNGLYEIVFHPTRAAPHRVHIKYNEVHISGSPLDVTVRSPTGGREVTATGLGLYQSCVGKVTSFTIETLGRPGKEFDVVISGPQGNAVPVRCYQHRDGNLLAEFTTNTIGTYKIDVLQGAKPVLGSPFFCQAFDVSKVKLQELGPMTVSVHDHIAFKIMKTDAGMADLDVTATSPLGQELPLQVTPLNDGAEMVEFSPSVPGTYMINITYGGCPIPGSPVVCTVDAAGQARAKGEGLLSGHADKAAHFIVTGTRSPPAVQVDGPDSVSKAIVEAGANPGTWNVSYVPTEVGVFDIRVVSAGQQLPGSPWHPKIIDTRNLRVIGGWPAVCDDIGRLKLHPSNKISFDTADAGPGELTGKIGDQMLSFEMTSNNRLKLIPPQINGGEHRLEILFNGIPFPGAPKLAIVQDLEPPVQDTSRVLLRGRGLTSAKCGEEVSFTIDGSQAGSGTPKVQLFSPTNELNVMLQHLGDSVYRASYIPLTPDPLLMTVSWNGRQLKGCPLQINVTSAADASRVVCSGDGLKNGIVGQEIRSFIDTRRAGPGELTAHCVGPHKVAYCELYDHGDATFTLNVKPQEAGRHALTIKYAGEHVPGSPFTLRISGAPDASKVRVYGPGIEHGVLATFQSRFICDTRGAGAGQLTVRVRGPKGAFRVEMQRETQKDRIILCRYDPTEPGDYRVEVRWAGVLVPGSPFPVKIVDTQDELLMLTQGGDNYSTGHHTIASWRGSQAIL; this comes from the exons ATGCCAGCCCCAAAAATGTCAGTAATCGGGGACTCTATAAGACTGGTCCCTGCCGGTAGTCCTGCACTGTTCGAGCTCTCTGCTCTTGGCTTTAACAGCAGCGAAATTGACGTCCAAATTATAA cACCTTCCAAAAGACACATACCAGCACGAATTGACGAAGAATCAGGACGTCCAGGAGAGTTTCGAGTTGAATTTACTCCGACAGAAGTAGGCAGTCATCTCGTGGAAGTGAGCATCGCGGGACAAAAGCTACCGGCAGGACCTCTCGTCGCCAAGGTGTACAACAGCAGTTTGATTCAAGTTACTGACGTACCCAGTGCTGTTGTAGGACATGCCTGCCAATTTAGAG tCGATGCTAGTGCTGCTGGCGAAGGACAGCTTGAAATCTCGATAAACGAAGGAGAGGTACCCAATCATGTTCAAGTAGTAGGAGGTGGACGTTGTCTTGTCTCTTTCACCCCTGAAATTGCTAAACCACACTACATAGATATAAAATTCAACGGAGAAGCAGTGAAAGGATGTCCCTTTATTTGCAATGTATCCGATACAAGCAGGGTAATGCTAAGTTTGAACCATCTGGAATTAATTCCAGTCGATCAACCTGCCAGCTTTCATATGGGAGTCGATGGTAGCGGCAGTGCGGAACTTGCGGTTTCTGTAAGAG gcCCGAACAGCGAATTACCCGTTAAAGTAACGGGTGACATAAAAATTGGTTTCACCGCGGAATTTATTCCGCGAGATGTTGGCGTTCATTCGATTAGCGTCGAGTACAACGGGCATCCTGTAAATGGCACGCCATTCTTAGCTAAGGCATTCAATGCGGACAAAGTGTTAATCGGTCCTGTAGCTAGGGGTAGCGTTGGTCAGCCAACACACTTCTCCG TTGATGCGAGTCAAGCTGGCGAAGGAAATCTAGAAATCACGATATCGGCTCGTAGTCAGAATATACCTACTCAAGTTACGCCACAAGGAAACGCACGGTTTTCGGTCAGCTTTGTACCATTCGAAGCGTGTgaacatataattaatatagcCTTCAACAAACGAACTGTGCCAGGCTGTCCGATTGTAACTCGGGTAGGTGGCGATAGTCATGTAACAGTGAGTGGGCAGGCATTGAGCAGTGCTGGATTGGGAAGGCAAAGCTATCTTACTGTCAGTAACGTTGCCGGTAGCTTGGAAGATTTAGAAGTAAACGTTGAAG GACCCAATGGACAGGCTGTACCAGCTCAAGTCACTGACAACAAAGACACGACCTGCAGCGTAGCGTTTACGCCACGAGTAGTCGGAGAGCACAGAATTTCGGTAAGCCATCGGAATGTTCCCGTGGTCGGTAGCCCGTTTAGCTGCAAAGTCTATGATGTGACCGCCATCAAAGTAAAGGATGCTAAACACGGTGTTATTGGAATGCCTGTAACTTTCTTAG TTGAAACTAGTCAAGCGGGACCAGGGAACCTAGAGGTGACGGTGAACGGCGGTCGTGTACCCACGTCTGCCCAAGCTCAGGGTCCTCACACGTACGCGATATCTTTTACACCTAGGGAACCAATTATACATACCGTGGATTTGCGATTTAACGGGGAGGATGTACCTGGTAGTCCTTTCAGTTGTCAG GTGAGCGATACAGCTAAGGTACTAGTGACCGAAGGACTCGAGAAAGTATCCGTAAATCGTTTGACAACGTTTACGATAGAAGCAGATCCTTCTTTGGGAACGCCTCTAGTGGAAGTTCTTTCACCCACTAGAGAAAGTTTACCGGTTCACGTTAAACAGAGCGGGCATGGAAGTTACAGTGCAGGATTTACCCCAAAGGATGTtg GCGATCACAGCGTCGAAGTGAAATTGAACGGATCACACGTAGAAGGTAGCCCATTTTTAGTAAAAGCTTACAATGCGGATAAGGTGAAGGTGACGGACATAAATAGTGGAGTCGTTGGGAAACCAGTTTTCTTCAGCA ttaACGCTAGTCAAGCAGGTGCTGGTAATCTTGAAATCATTGTCGCCGTGAACGGTAAAAACGTACCAAATTATGTACAAAGCGAAGGGAATGCGAAATTCAGAGTTAACTTCAAACCACAGGAAGCTGCTGTGCACAGTCTCAGCGTCCGTTTTAACGGAGAACCAGTTCCAG GTTCGCCGTTCAGCTGTAAAGTAGTTGGCGCTGGTCAAGCGACAATCATAGGtcactatttaaaaatggGAGCCGTGAAGCAGTTGATTTCCTTCACGGTGGACCCACAAGCTCCTTCGACGAATTGCGACGTGATCGTAATGCCGCCATCCAGTATATCCCTCCCTATTACGATAGAACCTATAGATGGAAAATACAACATCAGTTTCGTGCCTATGGAAGTGGGTAGACATAACATCAGCGTCTTAGTGGACAACGAACACGTGAAAGGATCCCCGTTTGCGTGCAATATTTACGATGTTACGAAG gTTCACGTGTCGGGTCTTACGGAAGCGTTGTTGGGTCAAGCGACAACCTTTACGGTCGACGCCGCAGAAGCTGGCGAAGGGACGTTAGAATTAGTAGTGAGCACGGAAAATAATACCGTGAAAGCCGAAGTAGTCGCCTGTGCTCGTGGATTGTACGATGTAACGTTCGTGCCGCAAACTACTAGTACCCATTATGTTAACATCAGTTTCAACGACGACAATGTACCAG GGAGTCCATTTAAGTGCCCGGTTGTTAGTACCATGTTAGATGGGCCATCGATGATCCGCGTTGGCAATACAGCGTACATGGACTTAGAAATGCCCAGCTTAGAGGGTCCTGTATCCGCTGAAGTTACAG GACCCGACGGTATAATTATCCCATGCACTTTGACGAAATTATCGTCTAATTTATATCGAGTAGAAATCCGAACGCGACAGGTTGGAACTTACAGCGTAATTTTTAGTGACGGTCACAAGATGATAAGTTCTCAAACGCTTCAAGCTTTCGATCCTGGGAAAGTTACGATCAAAGAAGTGTCAGACGTAGTTTGCCATCGACCTGGAAGTATTATAG tGGTTGCATCCAAAGAAGCTGGGCCTGGGAAACTGGCAGTAAATGTGCGCGCCGCTGGAGCAGACGTTGACAGTGTAGTTAGAGAAGGAGATAATGGCCTTTATGAAATAGTTTTCCACCCGACACGAGCAGCTCCCCATAGGGTTCATATAAAGTACAACGAAGTTCATATTTCGG gCAGCCCATTGGACGTAACTGTTCGTAGTCCCACTGGAGGGCGGGAAGTGACCGCGACGGGCTTAGGATTGTACCAGTCGTGCGTTGGAAAAGTAACTTCGTTTACGATCGAAACATTAGGACGCCCTGGGAAAGAATTCGATGTCGTAATCAGCGGACCGCAAGGTAACGCGGTTCCGGTTCGATGCTATCAACATCGAGATGGAAATTTGCTCGCTGAATTCACAACGAACACTATCG GAACATACAAGATCGATGTTCTGCAGGGCGCGAAGCCCGTGCTGGGTTCGCCTTTCTTCTGCCAAGCTTTCGACGTTTCCAAAGtgaaattacaagaattaGGCCCAATGACTGTGTCCGTGCACGATCATATCGCATTCAAAA TAATGAAGACAGATGCTGGAATGGCGGATTTGGACGTAACGGCAACGAGTCCACTGGGTCAAGAGCTTCCGTTGCAAGTTACTCCGCTAAACGATGGAGCCGAGATGGTGGAATTTTCTCCTAGCGTACCTGGCACTTATATGATAAACATAACGTACG GAGGATGTCCCATTCCTGGTAGTCCAGTGGTATGTACCGTTGACGCAGCTGGACAAGCTCGAGCAAAGGGCGAAGGTTTATTAAGCGGTCACGCGGATAAAGCAGCGCATTTTATCGTTACTGGCACGAGAAGTCCTCCAGCAGTTCAG GTCGATGGTCCAGACAGTGTTTCGAAGGCGATTGTCGAAGCAGGAGCGAATCCAGGTACTTGGAACGTGTCTTACGTCCCCACCGAGGTCGGAGTATTCGATATCAGAGTCGTTTCAGCTGGGCAACAGCTTCCTGGATCTCCTTGGCATCCGAAGATCATAGATACGCGAAATCTTCGTGTAATCG GTGGCTGGCCAGCTGTCTGCGACGACATTGGACGATTGAAGCTACATCCATCGAATAAGATCAGTTTCGATACCGCCGATGCAGGACCTGGTGAACTCACTGGGAAAATAGGCGACCAAATGCTGTCTTTCGAAATGACTTCAAACAATAGACTGAAACTCATTCCGCCACAAATAAATGGCGGGGAGCACCGTttagaaatattgttcaaCGGAATACCATTCCCAGGAGCTCCGAAACTAGCGATAGTACAAGATTTAGAG CCACCGGTACAAGACACGAGTCGAGTGTTATTAAGAGGAAGAGGCTTAACATCCGCAAAATGCGGAGAAGAAGTCAGTTTTACGATAGACGGTTCTCAAGCTGGCAGTGGGACACCGAAAGTCCAACTTTTTTCACCAACTAACGAGCTCAACGtaatgttacaacatttag GGGACAGTGTCTATCGTGCAAGTTACATACCGCTAACCCCCGACCCCCTCTTAATGACGGTGTCGTGGAACGGTAGGCAGCTGAAAGGTTGTCCCTTGCAAATCAACGTAACGAGTGCAGCTGATGCTTCGCGAGTTGTCTGCTCTGGAGATGGGCTGAAGAACGGTATAGTCGGCCAAGAAATACGAAGTTTCATCGACACTAGACGCGCAGGACCTG GCGAATTAACGGCACACTGCGTTGGCCCGCACAAAGTGGCTTACTGCGAATTGTACGATCACGGCGATGCAACGTTCACGTTGAACGTAAAGCCTCAGGAAGCTGGACGTCACGCGTTAACGATTAAGTATGCAGGAGAACATGTCCCGGGCTCGCCTTTTACGTTGCGAATTTCCGGTGCACCGGATGCTTCGaag GTCCGAGTATACGGTCCAGGAATCGAGCACGGAGTATTAGCAACGTTTCAGTCGCGTTTTATTTGCGATACCCGGGGCGCCGGTGCTGGTCAACTCACGGTGAGAGTTCGCGGTCCCAAAGGAGCGTTCAGAGTAGAAATGCAAAGAGAAACGCAAAAGGATCGGATAATACTTTGTCGATACGATCCAACGGAGCCGGGTGATTATAGGGTCGAAGTACGCTGGGCAGGTGTTCTGGTACCTGGTTCTCCGTTTCCCGTTAAAATTGTCGACACGCaagatgaattattaatgttaaCGCAG GGTGGTGACAATTATTCAACGGGGCATCATACTATCGCGTCATGGCGTGGATCGCAAGCTATATTGTAA